Proteins encoded by one window of Tunturibacter psychrotolerans:
- a CDS encoding ATP-grasp domain-containing protein encodes MTDTHRDPTILCISTYEKGQRFLKEAARLGANVLLLTVDKLEHADWPRESLTKLITMPENLTPAQVLNTVTYLTRTNHIDRVVALDEFDLEVAALLREHMRLPGMGESLNRNFRDKLAMRVSAKQKGIPVPEFTGVFNYDDLRSFLRKVPGPWLLKPRTNASAIGIRKIESPDNLWPILDQLGDIQSHYVLERFVPGEIFHVEGVTWNGKVLFGAPYKYGKPPMQTMHQGGIFSTRALNRESIDAISLNTIHKQVIESLGLISGVTHTEFIKSNSDGSFYFLETAARVGGAHIADVVELASGINPWVEWARLEVATLLGMEYTLPNLTYQYAGSVICLARQEHPDTSSYDAPEVVQRLERHHHAGLILRADTADRIENLIAEYTERFLEDFCAVVPPPDKPTA; translated from the coding sequence GTGACTGATACGCATCGGGACCCTACGATTCTCTGCATCAGCACTTACGAAAAAGGTCAGCGTTTTCTCAAAGAGGCGGCCCGCCTCGGCGCGAACGTCCTCCTGCTCACTGTCGACAAGCTTGAACACGCCGACTGGCCCCGCGAATCTCTCACCAAACTCATCACCATGCCGGAGAATCTCACTCCCGCTCAAGTCCTGAACACCGTCACCTATCTCACACGCACAAACCACATCGACCGCGTCGTGGCCTTAGACGAGTTCGACCTCGAGGTAGCCGCACTCCTACGCGAGCACATGCGCCTGCCCGGAATGGGCGAATCGCTCAACCGAAACTTCCGTGACAAGCTGGCCATGCGCGTCAGTGCGAAACAAAAAGGCATCCCCGTCCCCGAATTCACAGGAGTCTTCAACTACGATGACCTCCGCAGCTTCCTCCGCAAAGTACCCGGACCATGGCTCTTGAAGCCTCGCACCAACGCCTCCGCCATCGGCATTCGCAAAATCGAATCGCCAGACAACCTCTGGCCCATCCTCGACCAGCTCGGCGACATCCAGTCGCACTACGTCCTCGAACGCTTTGTCCCCGGCGAGATCTTTCACGTCGAAGGTGTCACCTGGAACGGCAAGGTTCTCTTCGGAGCCCCTTACAAATACGGCAAGCCGCCCATGCAGACCATGCATCAGGGCGGCATCTTCAGCACCCGCGCCCTCAACAGGGAATCGATCGATGCCATCTCTCTCAACACCATCCACAAACAGGTGATCGAGTCACTCGGTCTCATCTCCGGCGTCACCCACACCGAGTTCATCAAGTCTAACTCCGACGGCAGCTTCTACTTCCTTGAAACCGCAGCCCGCGTCGGTGGCGCTCACATCGCCGACGTTGTCGAGTTAGCCTCCGGCATCAATCCGTGGGTCGAGTGGGCAAGACTCGAAGTTGCCACTCTCCTCGGCATGGAGTACACGCTGCCTAATCTGACCTACCAGTACGCCGGCAGCGTCATCTGTCTCGCCCGGCAAGAGCATCCTGACACCAGCAGCTACGACGCACCCGAAGTCGTCCAACGTCTCGAACGCCATCATCACGCCGGCCTCATCCTCCGCGCCGACACAGCCGACCGCATCGAAAATTTAATCGCGGAGTACACTGAGCGCTTTCTCGAAGACTTTTGCGCGGTCGTCCCCCCTCCGGACAAACCGACAGCATAG
- the rfaD gene encoding ADP-glyceromanno-heptose 6-epimerase → MIIVTGGAGFIGSNLIQQLNQIGERNILLVDNFAPAPNLTGPKFLNLAGAEYADYMDKREFRAALKAGDFENTRIRAILHQGACSNTLEDDGRYMLDNNFTYSKELLHFALDRKIPLVYASTAAVYGASTSFTEVPANERPLNIYGYSKLVFDNYVRRHLHDMKCTVVGLRYFNVYGPREQHKGRMASVIHHFTRQLKDTGTIRMFEGSGGYADGEQRRDFVFVKDLARINLFFAGLLPDSPKRPMHVVVNAGTGQARTFKAVAEALMQVHGQGKIEYIPFPGDLKNRYQHYTQADISGLRAAGYTAPFTTLEDGVKQTFTEEPAV, encoded by the coding sequence TTGATCATCGTTACCGGCGGAGCAGGCTTCATCGGCAGCAACCTTATCCAACAGCTGAATCAAATAGGCGAGCGCAACATCCTGCTGGTCGACAACTTCGCCCCCGCCCCGAACCTCACCGGCCCGAAGTTCCTCAACCTCGCGGGCGCGGAATATGCCGACTACATGGACAAGCGCGAGTTCCGCGCAGCTCTCAAAGCTGGCGACTTCGAGAACACCAGGATCCGGGCCATCCTCCATCAGGGCGCCTGCTCCAACACCCTCGAAGACGATGGGCGCTACATGCTGGATAACAACTTCACCTACTCCAAGGAGCTGCTGCACTTTGCCCTCGACCGCAAGATTCCTCTGGTCTACGCCTCTACCGCCGCAGTCTACGGAGCCAGCACCAGCTTCACCGAAGTCCCAGCTAACGAGCGCCCACTCAACATCTACGGCTACTCCAAGCTCGTCTTCGACAACTACGTCCGCCGCCATCTTCACGACATGAAGTGCACCGTCGTCGGCCTCCGCTACTTCAACGTCTACGGCCCACGCGAGCAGCACAAAGGCCGCATGGCCAGCGTCATCCACCACTTCACCCGTCAGCTCAAAGACACCGGCACCATCCGCATGTTCGAGGGCTCAGGCGGCTACGCCGACGGCGAACAACGCCGAGACTTCGTCTTCGTCAAAGACCTTGCCCGTATCAACCTGTTCTTCGCTGGCCTCCTCCCCGATAGCCCCAAGCGGCCCATGCACGTAGTAGTCAACGCTGGTACTGGCCAGGCCCGCACCTTCAAAGCAGTTGCCGAAGCCCTCATGCAGGTCCACGGGCAGGGAAAAATCGAGTACATCCCCTTTCCGGGCGACCTCAAAAACCGCTACCAGCACTACACCCAGGCCGACATCTCCGGCCTCCGCGCTGCAGGGTACACCGCACCCTTCACAACACTCGAGGACGGCGTAAAACAAACCTTTACCGAAGAACCCGCCGTCTAA
- the hldE gene encoding bifunctional D-glycero-beta-D-manno-heptose-7-phosphate kinase/D-glycero-beta-D-manno-heptose 1-phosphate adenylyltransferase HldE produces MLPELHSILNLLEGGLSQLKVLVIGDIMLDRYIHGEVERISPEAPVPVIRHAQRYERAGGAANVAMNLAGLGCQTFLAGLWGSDAEQTELAAILDRANIDTIGVVSSSLPTISKTRIVGRMQQLLRLDIESRDPVPAAEAQRLQERATELVTKVHAVILSDYAKGALTRSLCEAVIRSARNAGIPVFVDPKTPDFSKYSGATTVCPNLGELSTATGIPSHHTEELLNAGRALVAEHDFKFLTVTMSEKGITVLRAPSAGEPGIYHSPARAREVFDVSGAGDTVIATLTASVAGGLKVETAVELANLAAGIVVSKVGTVPIAAHELVAVLTPSSGLTAGEKILDLDRLKLRVAEWRSSGETIVFTNGCFDLLHVGHITLLEDCHRFGSKLVLGLNSDASVCRLKGPTRPIVSERERARVMAALAAVDAVVLFEEDTPLELIRALKPNVLVKGGDYTIDTVVGHEDVVASGGRVEIVPTVEGFSTTNIVKKLTANPAVSEETQN; encoded by the coding sequence ATGCTGCCCGAACTTCATTCGATCCTGAACCTGCTTGAGGGTGGCTTAAGTCAACTCAAAGTATTGGTAATTGGTGACATCATGCTCGACCGCTACATCCACGGCGAGGTCGAGCGCATCTCTCCCGAGGCTCCCGTTCCGGTTATCCGCCACGCCCAGCGCTACGAGCGCGCCGGCGGAGCAGCCAACGTAGCCATGAACCTCGCCGGCCTCGGCTGCCAAACCTTCCTCGCAGGTCTCTGGGGAAGCGACGCCGAGCAGACAGAACTCGCCGCAATCCTCGATCGCGCCAACATCGACACTATCGGCGTCGTCTCAAGTTCGCTCCCCACCATCTCCAAAACCCGTATCGTCGGCCGCATGCAGCAACTCCTGCGGTTAGACATAGAAAGCCGCGACCCTGTCCCCGCCGCCGAAGCTCAGCGCCTTCAGGAACGCGCCACGGAGCTCGTCACCAAGGTCCACGCCGTCATCCTCTCCGACTACGCCAAAGGCGCTCTCACGCGTTCACTCTGTGAAGCTGTCATCCGCTCGGCACGCAACGCCGGCATCCCCGTCTTCGTCGACCCCAAGACCCCCGACTTTAGCAAATACTCCGGCGCCACCACCGTCTGTCCGAACCTAGGCGAACTCTCAACAGCGACCGGCATCCCATCGCATCACACTGAAGAACTTCTCAACGCCGGACGAGCTTTAGTCGCAGAACACGACTTCAAGTTCCTCACCGTCACCATGAGCGAGAAGGGAATTACGGTCCTCCGCGCTCCTTCAGCGGGCGAACCCGGGATCTATCACTCCCCCGCCCGCGCCCGCGAGGTCTTCGACGTCTCAGGAGCTGGCGATACTGTCATTGCAACCCTGACAGCCAGCGTCGCCGGCGGCCTGAAGGTCGAGACCGCGGTGGAGCTTGCCAACCTCGCCGCAGGCATCGTGGTCAGCAAGGTCGGTACCGTCCCCATCGCGGCTCACGAGTTGGTAGCCGTCCTTACCCCCAGCTCAGGACTCACAGCCGGCGAAAAGATCCTCGACCTCGACCGCCTCAAACTCCGCGTCGCCGAGTGGCGCTCCTCGGGCGAGACCATCGTCTTCACCAATGGCTGCTTCGACCTCCTGCACGTCGGCCACATCACGCTGCTCGAAGACTGTCACCGCTTCGGATCAAAACTCGTCCTCGGCCTCAACTCCGACGCCTCCGTATGCCGCCTTAAAGGCCCCACCCGGCCCATAGTCTCTGAGCGCGAACGCGCCCGCGTTATGGCCGCCCTCGCCGCAGTAGATGCAGTCGTTCTCTTCGAAGAGGACACGCCCCTAGAACTCATCCGTGCTCTAAAGCCCAACGTGCTTGTCAAAGGCGGCGACTACACCATCGACACCGTAGTCGGACACGAGGATGTAGTCGCAAGCGGCGGCCGAGTCGAGATCGTTCCCACCGTAGAAGGCTTCTCGACCACCAACATCGTAAAAAAGCTCACAGCAAACCCCGCCGTGAGCGAGGAGACCCAGAATTGA
- a CDS encoding glycosyltransferase family 9 protein: MAITTKRVLIYRLGSLGDTLIALPALHLIARAFPQAERRMLTNFPVNVKAPAAAAILENSNLVHGYFRYVVGMRSPRELLSLWWQLLRWRPQVLVYVGSARGVESARRDAKFFRLCGIKHLIGIPLTEDMQQNRWEQQTRTFEPEGERLTRNLAELGDAHLEDPASWDLRLTDAEHVRAEQAIAAAADSPVIAVSVGTKVQSKDWGRENWRALLYRLAPLYPNHALVLCGAPEEAEASDFAADGWKQSSSTPVINLCGLLNPRESAAVFAQARIFVGHDSGPMHLAAAVQTPCVAIFAARNKPRVWFPYGKQHRIVYHQTDCWGCGLETCIIEKKRCLTSITVDEVITEVRAVLG, translated from the coding sequence ATGGCAATCACCACGAAACGGGTCCTGATCTATCGCCTCGGCAGCCTCGGCGACACTCTCATCGCACTACCGGCCCTCCACCTCATTGCCCGTGCCTTTCCACAGGCCGAACGCCGCATGTTGACCAACTTTCCTGTCAACGTCAAAGCCCCGGCCGCGGCCGCCATCCTGGAAAACAGCAACCTCGTTCACGGCTACTTCCGCTACGTGGTCGGCATGCGCAGCCCTCGCGAACTCCTCTCCCTCTGGTGGCAACTCCTTCGCTGGCGGCCGCAGGTGTTGGTCTACGTGGGGTCTGCCCGAGGCGTCGAGTCAGCCCGTCGCGACGCAAAGTTCTTCCGTCTCTGCGGAATAAAACATCTCATCGGCATTCCACTCACCGAAGACATGCAGCAAAACCGATGGGAGCAGCAAACCCGGACCTTCGAACCGGAGGGAGAGCGGCTCACCCGGAACCTGGCCGAGCTAGGAGACGCCCACCTCGAGGATCCCGCGAGCTGGGATCTCCGTCTCACCGACGCAGAACATGTTCGCGCCGAACAAGCTATTGCTGCCGCAGCAGACAGCCCCGTCATCGCAGTCAGCGTTGGCACCAAGGTGCAGTCGAAGGACTGGGGCCGCGAAAATTGGCGAGCACTCCTGTACCGACTCGCACCCCTGTACCCCAACCACGCTCTTGTTCTGTGCGGAGCTCCTGAGGAGGCCGAAGCCAGCGACTTTGCTGCCGACGGCTGGAAACAAAGCTCCTCCACGCCGGTCATCAACCTTTGCGGCCTACTCAATCCGCGCGAGAGTGCAGCCGTCTTCGCCCAGGCCCGCATCTTTGTCGGTCACGACAGCGGTCCCATGCACCTGGCCGCCGCCGTCCAAACTCCTTGCGTCGCCATCTTCGCCGCCCGCAACAAGCCTCGCGTCTGGTTTCCCTACGGCAAACAGCACCGCATTGTCTACCACCAGACCGACTGCTGGGGTTGTGGCCTCGAGACCTGCATCATCGAAAAAAAGAGATGCCTGACCTCCATCACGGTGGACGAGGTTATCACCGAGGTTCGCGCCGTCCTCGGCTAA
- a CDS encoding GlcNAc-transferase family protein, with amino-acid sequence MNEANNLIFVSIAAYRDPQLIPTIEDCIVKARHPERLRFGICWQHDPHSDTLPLRNDDCFRILAIDWRESRGACWARSEVMKLWRGEDWFLQVDSHCRFAWEWDAKLIDEMKQTDSAKPILSTYAAPFTPGGDEVLVEGPLQMAFQGFTEDGIPHMKPMAIADWRNLTRPRRARFLSAGFLFVQGGFVDEIGYDPELYFLGEEAAMTLRAFTSGYDLFHPQETIVWHDYGRPRAPKHWGDHVEENNAGRSWHELDLRSRDKVRRLLAGQPVESYGIGSARSLEDYEAYAGLSLKLRKAQDYTVRCGEPPNPEAAVDWTGQIFSWMVRIAFDREALQVAAFDDPELWYVGVQDADHVEIYRRDIPSSQLASLQTTDPQVVLVCEFESGAVPASWTVWPVSHSLGWLRRIEGTLGDEDYTIVIDDAE; translated from the coding sequence TTGAACGAGGCGAACAACCTGATTTTTGTTTCGATCGCGGCGTATCGCGATCCGCAACTGATTCCTACGATTGAAGACTGCATTGTCAAAGCAAGGCATCCTGAGCGACTTCGGTTTGGCATCTGCTGGCAACATGATCCCCACTCAGATACTCTGCCGCTTCGTAACGACGATTGCTTCAGGATTCTGGCGATCGACTGGCGCGAGAGCCGGGGAGCTTGCTGGGCCCGATCGGAGGTGATGAAGCTCTGGCGTGGGGAGGACTGGTTTCTGCAGGTCGACTCGCACTGCCGTTTTGCGTGGGAGTGGGATGCGAAGCTGATCGACGAGATGAAGCAGACGGACAGCGCTAAGCCGATTTTGAGTACCTACGCCGCACCTTTTACTCCTGGCGGAGACGAGGTGCTGGTCGAGGGGCCGCTGCAAATGGCGTTTCAGGGGTTTACCGAAGATGGCATTCCACATATGAAGCCGATGGCGATCGCAGACTGGCGGAACTTGACGCGGCCACGACGAGCGCGCTTTCTGTCTGCGGGTTTCTTGTTTGTGCAAGGTGGTTTTGTGGATGAGATTGGGTACGATCCTGAACTGTATTTTCTGGGGGAGGAAGCAGCCATGACCCTGCGTGCTTTCACCAGCGGGTATGACCTGTTTCATCCGCAGGAGACCATCGTCTGGCATGACTACGGCAGGCCGAGGGCTCCGAAGCATTGGGGCGATCACGTTGAGGAGAACAATGCGGGCCGTTCGTGGCATGAACTGGATTTGCGAAGCAGAGACAAGGTGAGGAGGCTGCTTGCGGGGCAGCCGGTGGAGAGCTATGGAATCGGGTCCGCGCGGAGCCTGGAGGACTATGAGGCCTATGCGGGACTATCGTTGAAGCTGCGAAAGGCCCAGGATTACACGGTGCGATGCGGGGAGCCACCCAATCCCGAGGCAGCTGTCGACTGGACCGGACAGATCTTTTCCTGGATGGTTCGAATCGCGTTTGATCGCGAGGCTCTGCAGGTTGCGGCATTCGACGATCCTGAGCTCTGGTATGTCGGGGTGCAGGATGCGGATCACGTTGAGATCTATCGCCGGGATATTCCCTCGTCGCAACTCGCTTCGCTCCAGACTACAGATCCGCAGGTCGTTCTGGTTTGCGAGTTCGAGTCGGGGGCGGTTCCCGCGTCGTGGACGGTCTGGCCTGTAAGCCATTCCCTGGGGTGGTTGAGGAGGATTGAAGGCACTCTGGGCGATGAGGATTACACGATCGTCATTGACGACGCTGAATAA
- a CDS encoding DUF4254 domain-containing protein, whose translation MLDALVITRMQEEMTAALHETENEVAIETGADGLMALAMAQHRANFDLWHEEDKARVPGAPDAEIVRVKHAIDTLNQRRNDLVEKMDVWLIDRLEQDPAAPLHSETPGLMIDRLSILALKIYHTHEEAHRVTATEEHRLRNVNRLALIEEQREDLAACLDALWSEVLAGRRRFKLYRQMKMYNDPELNPAVYGRV comes from the coding sequence ATGCTGGATGCACTTGTGATAACGCGGATGCAGGAAGAGATGACGGCTGCCCTGCATGAGACAGAGAACGAGGTGGCCATCGAGACGGGCGCGGATGGGTTGATGGCGTTGGCGATGGCACAGCATCGGGCTAACTTCGATCTTTGGCATGAGGAGGATAAGGCTCGGGTTCCGGGCGCTCCGGACGCGGAGATCGTGAGGGTAAAACATGCGATCGATACGCTCAACCAGCGACGCAACGATCTGGTAGAGAAGATGGATGTGTGGCTGATCGACCGGCTGGAGCAGGATCCGGCCGCCCCGCTGCACTCGGAGACGCCGGGCCTGATGATCGATCGGCTTTCCATCCTGGCATTGAAGATTTATCACACGCACGAGGAGGCGCACCGGGTGACCGCGACAGAGGAGCATCGTTTGCGAAATGTGAACCGGCTGGCCTTGATCGAGGAACAGCGCGAGGACCTGGCGGCATGTCTGGATGCGCTTTGGAGCGAAGTGCTTGCGGGCAGACGGAGGTTCAAGCTCTATCGGCAGATGAAGATGTATAACGATCCCGAGTTGAATCCGGCGGTGTATGGTCGCGTGTAA
- a CDS encoding tetratricopeptide repeat protein: protein MAQTKTVAAPAVKRVPRTIAGTIPQTNDNARAQLMAHYEAALRLMQEGKYDKAHAAFDKMLAAGAGELSDRVRMYSAACSQQMTKGKNDFANCEEQYDYAISLLNDGHYEDAREHFTLILQANEKADYAFYGLAVLASMTGDSHRCLEHLTEAIRQNPRNRIQARADSDFQDMADDPRFTELLYPEV, encoded by the coding sequence ATGGCTCAGACAAAGACAGTAGCAGCACCAGCAGTAAAGCGTGTCCCACGCACGATCGCTGGAACGATTCCTCAGACAAACGACAATGCCCGGGCGCAGCTGATGGCTCACTACGAAGCTGCTCTGCGGTTGATGCAGGAGGGCAAGTACGACAAGGCCCATGCGGCGTTCGACAAGATGCTGGCCGCCGGCGCGGGTGAACTGAGCGACCGTGTCCGCATGTACTCCGCCGCATGCTCCCAGCAGATGACGAAGGGAAAGAATGACTTCGCAAACTGCGAAGAACAATATGATTATGCGATCTCGTTGCTGAACGACGGTCACTACGAAGATGCGCGAGAGCACTTTACATTGATCCTGCAGGCGAACGAGAAGGCGGACTATGCCTTTTACGGTCTGGCGGTGCTGGCGAGCATGACTGGCGACTCTCATCGCTGCCTGGAGCATCTAACCGAAGCTATCCGGCAGAACCCACGGAACAGGATCCAGGCAAGAGCGGATTCAGACTTCCAGGATATGGCCGACGATCCGCGCTTTACGGAGCTGCTCTATCCTGAGGTCTAA
- a CDS encoding gluconeogenesis factor YvcK family protein, translating to MSLPKPTELKDKDLRVVAIGGGTGLSTLLRGLKRYVATPERRKGTRLGDSARVERPPAPPCPEQRCIIRELSAVVTVTDDGGSSGRLREDFKMLPPGDLRNCMVALSEDEHLLSKLFQYRFEHGDLEGHSFGNLFVAALSHITGDFAQAVQMSSQILAARGKIYPATNTNVTLAAEMDDGSLVRGETNITKSRRSIVELRLEPETADPLPETLEAIANADLITLGPGSLYTSLITNMLVRGIPEALAASPATKVFVCNLMTQANESLGLTASQHIEKIMHHAGTVTAPIFDYALINTGHISPLRLEQYAREGQEPIEADLDRVRALGVEPVTGDFVHEGDVLRHDYDLVAEQLLGLGMERPLAVAGVGQVPPPRT from the coding sequence ATGTCGTTGCCGAAACCGACCGAATTGAAAGACAAAGACCTGCGTGTGGTTGCCATTGGCGGGGGCACGGGTTTGTCGACGCTGCTGCGCGGCCTGAAGCGGTATGTGGCAACTCCGGAGCGCAGGAAAGGGACTCGTCTGGGAGATTCTGCGAGGGTCGAGAGGCCTCCTGCGCCGCCTTGTCCTGAACAGCGGTGCATCATTCGGGAGCTTTCGGCTGTTGTGACGGTGACCGACGACGGCGGCTCCTCGGGGAGATTGCGCGAGGACTTCAAGATGCTGCCTCCGGGAGATCTCCGGAACTGCATGGTCGCACTTTCTGAGGACGAGCACCTGCTGTCGAAGCTGTTTCAATATCGTTTCGAGCACGGCGATCTGGAAGGACACAGCTTTGGGAACCTCTTTGTGGCCGCTCTGTCGCACATCACGGGCGACTTTGCCCAGGCAGTGCAAATGTCGTCGCAGATTCTGGCGGCGAGGGGAAAGATCTATCCTGCGACGAATACCAACGTGACGCTGGCGGCGGAGATGGATGACGGATCGCTGGTGCGGGGCGAGACCAACATCACGAAGAGTCGACGCAGCATCGTCGAGCTGCGACTGGAGCCGGAGACAGCTGATCCGCTGCCCGAGACGCTGGAGGCGATTGCGAATGCTGACCTGATTACGCTGGGGCCCGGTTCGCTCTACACGTCGCTGATCACGAATATGCTGGTTCGCGGCATCCCGGAGGCATTGGCTGCGTCGCCCGCGACCAAGGTATTTGTCTGCAACCTGATGACGCAGGCGAACGAGTCGCTGGGGCTGACGGCTTCTCAACATATCGAGAAGATCATGCATCATGCAGGCACGGTTACGGCTCCCATTTTCGACTATGCGCTGATCAATACGGGGCACATCTCGCCATTGCGACTGGAGCAGTATGCGCGCGAGGGCCAGGAGCCGATCGAAGCGGATCTCGACCGGGTCCGCGCGCTGGGCGTCGAGCCGGTTACAGGTGACTTCGTCCATGAGGGTGATGTGCTGCGGCATGATTATGACCTTGTAGCGGAGCAGCTGCTTGGTTTGGGGATGGAGCGTCCGTTGGCGGTTGCGGGTGTGGGGCAGGTACCCCCTCCCCGTACTTAA
- the rlmN gene encoding 23S rRNA (adenine(2503)-C(2))-methyltransferase RlmN yields the protein MSNIEESSNPVDEERPLFGASLQDLTGLMESFGQPAYRARQLYDALYIQRIPLLDQITTLPAALRQTLQAAGYIVGLPELVQTARSIDGTERYLVRMADGETVETVWMPGGDGGERGDGTQAAEEEEHPSDDDYKRATICISSQVGCAVNCQFCLTAKLGIRRNLTAGEIAGQVAAVLNRHNVEVGSARGNSNPARINLVFMGMGEPFLNYAHFMDAVRLLTGPMRIPESRMTVSTSGILPGIEQFAQETVRPKLAVSLNASNDIVRESIMPITRKWNIAALLEAISTVPLRPRERVTFEYVLLGGINDQRGHADELIALLKNLRAKINLIVWNSGPGMPFHEPTPQDVGIFQRRLRDAGIPAFIRKPRGRDIYAACGQLKRTLESPPPTPLVEIAML from the coding sequence ATGAGCAACATAGAAGAATCTTCGAATCCAGTAGATGAAGAAAGGCCTCTCTTTGGCGCCTCCCTGCAAGACCTCACCGGTCTGATGGAAAGTTTCGGCCAGCCAGCCTACCGGGCGCGCCAGCTTTACGACGCCCTCTACATCCAACGCATCCCCTTGCTCGACCAGATCACGACCCTCCCAGCAGCTCTGCGCCAGACACTCCAAGCCGCGGGCTATATCGTTGGCCTTCCCGAACTCGTCCAGACCGCCCGTTCTATCGACGGCACCGAGCGCTATCTGGTTCGCATGGCCGACGGCGAGACCGTCGAGACCGTCTGGATGCCCGGAGGTGACGGCGGCGAACGCGGCGACGGCACCCAGGCCGCCGAAGAGGAAGAGCATCCCTCTGACGACGACTACAAACGCGCCACCATCTGCATCTCCAGCCAGGTCGGCTGCGCCGTCAACTGTCAGTTCTGCCTCACCGCCAAGCTCGGCATCCGCCGCAACCTCACCGCTGGAGAGATAGCCGGGCAGGTAGCTGCCGTCCTCAACCGCCATAACGTCGAAGTCGGAAGCGCACGAGGCAACAGCAATCCAGCTCGCATCAACCTGGTCTTCATGGGGATGGGCGAGCCGTTCTTGAATTACGCCCACTTCATGGACGCCGTCCGCCTCCTCACCGGTCCCATGCGCATTCCCGAGTCTCGCATGACCGTCAGCACCTCCGGCATCCTCCCCGGCATTGAGCAATTCGCCCAAGAGACAGTCCGACCCAAGCTAGCCGTCAGTCTCAACGCCTCCAACGACATCGTCCGCGAGTCCATCATGCCCATCACTCGCAAATGGAATATCGCCGCTCTCCTCGAGGCTATCTCCACGGTTCCGCTGCGCCCTCGCGAGCGCGTCACCTTCGAGTACGTCCTGCTAGGCGGCATCAACGACCAGCGCGGACACGCCGACGAACTGATCGCCCTCTTGAAGAATCTCCGCGCCAAGATCAACCTGATCGTCTGGAACTCGGGCCCGGGAATGCCCTTCCACGAGCCGACCCCGCAGGACGTAGGTATCTTTCAAAGGCGTCTCCGCGACGCAGGCATTCCAGCTTTCATCCGCAAGCCTCGAGGCCGCGACATCTACGCCGCCTGTGGCCAGCTAAAACGCACTCTGGAATCCCCACCCCCGACGCCCCTCGTAGAGATCGCGATGCTCTAA